A section of the Actinomycetota bacterium genome encodes:
- a CDS encoding DUF3536 domain-containing protein, translated as MPRYVCVHGHFYQPPRENPWLGSIEAQDSAYPYHDWNERITAECYATNAASRVLDDTGRIAHVINNYGRISFNVGPTLLAWMARAAPDIHQAIVDADHDSQKRFSGHGSALAQAYNHVIMPLANPRDRRTQVSWGVADFRHRFGRDPEGMWLPETAVDLDTLEALAEHGIRFTILAPHQVRRVRRIGERSFADVTADEVDTSVAYRVALPSGGRLAVFVYDGPISRAVAFEGLLSDGRLLAGRLVGAFRDHGGPQLVHIATDGESYGHHHRHGDMALAFALHQLQAAPDVELTNYGEFLERYPPRHELQIAGDTSWSCTHGVERWRSDCGCGGDGRPAWDQGWRAPLREALDWLRDEVNGHFERRAGLTLADPWAARDAYIRVVLDRSAAGVFLDDHAHRPLNDQERSQAWKLLELQRHAMLMYTSCGWFFDDLARIETIQVLQYAGRAIELAGEVLGIDLEGGFLDRLAHARSNDPAEGDGRDVYDRHVRPAMVGPAKVAVNHVVSSLFDGQPRIPNYTVQRERGRTLTAGAARLAVGRVTVRSVITAEAARLECGVLHLGDHNLDAGVRDAGQDAAYDAMAAELGDVFAVADFPAVIRRLGRHFGDQRHSLRTLFRDEQRRILRTILDSSVEDARASYRAIFRLRAPLMRYLTDLGGSLPRTFQRAADVVVNDDLQRALTAEDVDPQHVQALLDDARAWDIELDIVRLAHAVSAMLASLVEQLARRLAEPSLFRQFGEADGAALCRATTLAQMTRSLPFDVDLWRPQKVFYDMLQWVYPDLAGRAQAGDAAAAAWRARIEELGDALGVAVAAGPV; from the coding sequence GTGCCGCGCTACGTCTGTGTCCACGGGCACTTCTACCAGCCGCCCCGCGAGAACCCGTGGCTGGGTTCCATCGAGGCGCAGGACTCGGCGTACCCCTACCACGACTGGAACGAGCGCATCACCGCCGAGTGCTACGCGACGAACGCGGCCTCGCGGGTCCTCGACGACACCGGCCGCATCGCCCATGTCATCAACAACTACGGGCGGATCAGCTTCAACGTCGGCCCGACGTTGCTTGCGTGGATGGCCCGCGCCGCCCCCGACATCCACCAAGCGATCGTGGACGCCGACCACGACAGCCAGAAGCGCTTCTCCGGACACGGCTCCGCGCTGGCCCAGGCCTACAACCACGTGATCATGCCCCTGGCCAACCCTCGGGATCGGCGCACGCAGGTGTCGTGGGGTGTCGCGGACTTTCGTCACCGTTTCGGCCGGGATCCCGAGGGGATGTGGCTGCCCGAGACGGCCGTCGACCTCGACACACTCGAGGCCCTGGCCGAACACGGCATCCGGTTCACGATCCTCGCGCCCCACCAGGTCCGGCGGGTCCGCCGCATCGGTGAACGCTCGTTCGCTGACGTGACCGCCGACGAGGTCGACACCAGCGTCGCGTACCGGGTGGCCCTGCCGTCGGGAGGGCGGCTGGCCGTGTTCGTCTACGACGGGCCGATCTCGCGGGCGGTGGCGTTCGAGGGACTGCTGTCCGACGGCCGGCTCCTCGCCGGACGGCTCGTCGGTGCCTTCCGCGACCACGGCGGCCCGCAGCTGGTGCACATCGCCACCGACGGGGAGAGCTACGGCCACCACCACCGCCACGGCGACATGGCGCTGGCCTTCGCCCTGCACCAGCTGCAGGCCGCCCCGGATGTGGAGCTGACCAACTACGGGGAGTTCCTCGAGCGGTACCCGCCCCGCCACGAGCTGCAGATCGCCGGGGACACGTCGTGGAGCTGCACGCACGGCGTGGAGCGTTGGCGGTCGGACTGTGGCTGCGGCGGCGACGGCCGCCCCGCGTGGGACCAGGGCTGGCGCGCCCCGCTCCGCGAGGCCCTGGACTGGCTCCGCGACGAGGTGAACGGCCACTTCGAGCGTCGTGCCGGGCTCACGCTGGCCGACCCGTGGGCGGCCCGCGACGCCTACATCCGGGTGGTCCTCGACCGCAGCGCGGCTGGCGTCTTCCTCGACGATCACGCCCACCGGCCGCTGAACGACCAGGAGCGCAGCCAGGCGTGGAAGCTGCTCGAGCTGCAGCGCCACGCCATGCTGATGTACACCAGCTGCGGATGGTTCTTCGACGACCTCGCTCGGATCGAGACGATCCAGGTGCTGCAGTACGCCGGCCGGGCGATCGAGTTGGCCGGTGAGGTGCTCGGGATCGACCTCGAAGGTGGGTTCCTGGACCGGCTCGCCCACGCCCGCAGCAACGACCCGGCCGAGGGCGACGGGCGGGACGTCTACGACCGCCACGTCCGCCCCGCCATGGTGGGCCCGGCCAAGGTCGCGGTCAACCACGTGGTGAGCTCCCTGTTCGACGGCCAGCCCCGCATCCCCAACTACACCGTCCAACGGGAGCGCGGACGGACGCTGACCGCAGGGGCTGCCCGCCTCGCGGTCGGGCGGGTGACGGTGCGGTCGGTGATCACCGCCGAGGCCGCCCGCCTGGAGTGCGGGGTGCTCCACCTCGGTGACCACAACCTCGACGCCGGGGTCCGTGACGCCGGTCAAGACGCCGCCTACGACGCGATGGCCGCCGAGCTCGGCGACGTCTTCGCCGTCGCGGACTTCCCCGCGGTGATCCGCCGCCTCGGGCGGCACTTCGGCGACCAGCGCCACTCCCTACGGACCCTGTTCCGCGACGAGCAGCGCCGGATCCTGCGCACCATCCTCGACTCCTCGGTCGAGGACGCCCGTGCCTCCTACCGGGCCATCTTCCGACTGCGGGCACCGCTCATGCGCTACCTGACCGACCTGGGCGGATCCTTGCCGCGGACCTTCCAGCGGGCCGCCGACGTGGTCGTGAACGACGACCTGCAACGGGCGCTGACCGCCGAAGACGTCGACCCGCAGCACGTCCAGGCGCTCCTGGACGACGCCCGAGCCTGGGACATCGAGCTGGACATCGTCCGGCTCGCCCACGCGGTGAGCGCGATGCTGGCATCGCTGGTCGAGCAGCTGGCGCGGAGACTCGCCGAGCCGTCGTTGTTCAGGCAGTTCGGTGAGGCGGACGGTGCGGCGCTGTGCCGCGCCACCACGCTGGCGCAGATGACCCGGTCGTTGCCGTTCGACGTCGATCTGTGGCGCCCCCAGAAGGTGTTCTACGACATGCTGCAGTGGGTCTACCCCGACCTGGCAGGCCGGGCGCAGGCCGGCGACGCGGCTGCGGCCGCCTGGAGGGCGCGGATCGAGGAGCTCGGTGACGCGCTCGGCGTCGCGGTCGCTGCCGGCCCCGTGTAG
- the treY gene encoding malto-oligosyltrehalose synthase, with protein sequence MHVPTATYRLQLDARFDLRAAAAIVDYLAELGVGDVYLSPILTAPRGAAHGYHVTDPTRINPELGGDEGMATLAAALTDRGCGSLLDIVPNHLAASTENPWWVDVLTHGPASAQGSSFDIDWEASDGRVVLPILGRPLDEAIDAGDITLALDDDGLHLDVPGDRLPLDPATCAEVFRPTLARLRVTLGDHHPAVRELARLVGIAEHVPPRHASSDHERHRRHELADELTQRLRQLDAHSPPLHRVFTDAVREVRDERLRDLLERQPYELAFWRTGVERLNYRRFFDITDLVGVRVEDPQVFAERHERIFQLIADGAVTGLRVDHVDGLLDPGGYLTTLERQGRSAATGGAHGRSGDGPDATGAGEGSGGGHPDRFYVVVEKILEGDEPLPQEWPVAGTTGYEFLNAVNAVLVDGEGLARIEEIYRDVTGRRTAVADTRYRCKVDVLQELFRGEVEGLTRRLVDLAGRIPEVAGVAVEALRETLIALTAAFPVYRTYLSDGHLPARDRARLEHATGEVRRRRPDLDGRELVFLERVAALDVPVGIDEDVRRDWREVVLRWQQLTGPAMAKGFEDTTFYVENRLISLNEVGVDPDGIERPAGVSGFHQRVTDRARTWPHAMTATSTHDTKRSEDVRARLAVLTEIPDEWAAAVTRWTASNAHHRRDVDGRTAPDRNEEWLLYQALIGMWPLHRDDETDVQARVRQFAQKAAREAKVNTSWLDPDERYEGTLLGFVDRVLADEEFVADVRRFVGRVALPGAVNSLSQVLLKLVAPGVPDTYQGTELWDWSLVDPDNRRPVDYVHRRRLLDGVRSAVAADPVAAADDAREGWRDGRVKLLVVWRALQQRQARPALLRDGTYEPVVASGVHRDRVVAFLRRDAQEWIAAIAPRCAAAIGAGGWPVRGTWGDTVVQLPGTAGARELLTGRVLTLDDGRLRLADAFAHLPVALISPT encoded by the coding sequence ATGCACGTCCCCACGGCGACCTACCGGCTCCAGCTCGACGCCCGGTTCGACCTGCGCGCCGCCGCAGCGATCGTGGACTACCTCGCCGAGCTCGGCGTCGGCGACGTCTACCTGTCTCCGATCCTCACGGCCCCGCGGGGCGCCGCTCACGGTTACCACGTCACCGACCCGACGCGGATCAACCCCGAGCTGGGCGGCGACGAGGGCATGGCCACGCTGGCCGCCGCACTGACGGACCGCGGCTGCGGCTCGCTGCTCGACATCGTCCCCAACCACCTGGCTGCCAGCACGGAGAACCCGTGGTGGGTCGATGTGCTCACGCACGGGCCCGCGTCGGCGCAGGGCTCGTCGTTCGACATCGACTGGGAGGCGAGCGACGGTCGGGTGGTGTTGCCGATCCTGGGGCGTCCTCTCGACGAGGCGATCGACGCCGGGGACATCACGCTGGCTCTCGACGACGATGGGCTGCACCTGGACGTCCCCGGTGATCGTCTGCCGCTGGATCCCGCGACGTGCGCCGAGGTCTTCCGGCCCACTCTGGCCCGCCTGCGTGTCACCCTCGGCGATCATCATCCGGCCGTCCGGGAGCTGGCCCGCCTGGTCGGCATCGCCGAGCACGTCCCGCCCCGCCACGCCAGCAGCGACCACGAACGCCACCGCCGCCACGAACTCGCCGACGAACTCACCCAGCGCCTCCGCCAGCTCGACGCGCACAGCCCACCGCTGCATCGGGTGTTCACCGACGCCGTCCGTGAGGTCCGAGACGAGCGTCTGCGCGACCTCCTCGAGCGCCAGCCCTACGAGCTGGCGTTCTGGCGTACCGGTGTCGAGCGGTTGAACTACCGGCGGTTCTTCGACATCACCGACCTGGTCGGTGTCCGTGTCGAGGACCCGCAGGTCTTCGCCGAACGCCACGAGCGGATCTTCCAGCTGATCGCGGACGGGGCGGTCACCGGGCTGCGGGTCGACCACGTCGACGGGCTTTTGGATCCCGGCGGTTACCTCACGACACTCGAGCGCCAGGGCCGGTCGGCGGCGACCGGCGGTGCGCACGGCCGCTCGGGTGACGGGCCGGACGCGACCGGCGCAGGCGAGGGGAGCGGTGGGGGCCACCCCGATCGGTTCTACGTGGTGGTCGAGAAGATCCTGGAAGGCGACGAGCCGCTGCCGCAGGAGTGGCCGGTCGCCGGGACGACCGGCTACGAGTTCCTCAACGCGGTCAACGCCGTGCTCGTCGACGGCGAGGGGCTGGCGCGCATCGAGGAGATCTACCGGGACGTGACCGGGCGGCGCACCGCCGTCGCCGACACCCGTTACCGCTGCAAGGTCGACGTCCTGCAGGAACTGTTCCGCGGAGAGGTCGAGGGGCTCACCCGGCGCCTGGTCGATCTGGCGGGGCGGATCCCGGAGGTCGCCGGCGTGGCGGTCGAGGCGCTGCGCGAGACATTGATCGCGCTCACCGCGGCGTTCCCCGTCTACCGCACCTACCTCAGCGACGGGCACCTACCTGCCCGTGACCGAGCGCGGCTGGAACACGCGACCGGTGAGGTCCGTCGTCGCCGGCCGGACCTCGACGGTCGTGAGCTGGTCTTCCTCGAGCGCGTCGCCGCCCTCGACGTGCCGGTCGGGATCGACGAGGACGTCCGCCGCGACTGGCGCGAGGTGGTCCTGCGCTGGCAGCAGCTGACCGGGCCGGCCATGGCCAAGGGGTTCGAGGACACCACCTTCTACGTCGAGAACCGGCTGATCAGCTTGAACGAGGTCGGGGTGGATCCCGACGGGATCGAGCGCCCGGCCGGCGTGTCCGGTTTCCACCAGCGGGTCACCGACCGGGCCAGGACGTGGCCGCACGCCATGACGGCGACGTCCACGCACGACACCAAACGGTCGGAGGACGTCCGGGCACGCCTGGCCGTCCTCACCGAGATCCCCGACGAGTGGGCCGCGGCCGTCACACGCTGGACCGCGTCCAACGCCCACCACCGCCGCGACGTCGACGGGCGCACGGCCCCCGACCGCAACGAGGAGTGGCTGCTGTACCAGGCCCTGATCGGGATGTGGCCGCTGCATCGAGACGATGAGACCGACGTGCAGGCACGGGTCCGGCAGTTCGCTCAGAAGGCCGCCCGCGAGGCGAAGGTCAACACGTCGTGGCTCGACCCCGACGAGCGGTACGAGGGGACTCTCCTCGGCTTCGTCGACCGGGTCCTGGCCGACGAGGAGTTCGTCGCCGACGTCCGCCGTTTCGTCGGCCGTGTGGCGCTGCCTGGCGCCGTGAACAGCCTGAGCCAGGTGCTGCTCAAGCTCGTCGCCCCGGGCGTGCCCGACACGTATCAGGGCACCGAGCTGTGGGACTGGAGCCTGGTGGATCCTGACAACCGCAGGCCCGTCGACTACGTCCACCGCCGGCGGCTGCTGGACGGCGTCCGGTCGGCGGTGGCCGCCGACCCGGTCGCGGCCGCCGACGACGCCCGCGAGGGCTGGCGTGACGGGCGGGTCAAGCTGCTGGTGGTGTGGCGGGCCCTGCAACAGCGCCAGGCCCGTCCGGCACTGCTGCGGGATGGCACCTACGAACCGGTGGTGGCCAGCGGCGTGCACCGCGACCGCGTGGTGGCGTTCCTGCGCCGGGACGCCCAGGAGTGGATCGCCGCGATCGCGCCGCGGTGCGCCGCCGCGATCGGCGCCGGCGGGTGGCCCGTGCGGGGCACGTGGGGCGACACGGTCGTGCAGCTGCCGGGCACCGCCGGGGCGCGGGAGCTGCTCACCGGCCGTGTCCTGACGCTGGACGACGGCCGTCTGCGGCTCGCCGACGCGTTCGCGCACCTGCCGGTGGCGCTGATCTCACCGACCTAG
- a CDS encoding nuclear transport factor 2 family protein: protein MARTPQETFQHHVEALGAQDVDEIVADYTDDAIFVGNGTVRRGLEGVRQGFVELIDTVPDASWELPTKVFEGDILYLEWTADSAETRVEDGTDTFVFTDDGQIRVQTVKYTPQPKG, encoded by the coding sequence ATGGCCCGCACGCCGCAGGAGACCTTCCAGCACCACGTGGAGGCCCTGGGCGCGCAGGACGTCGACGAGATCGTCGCGGACTACACCGACGACGCCATCTTCGTCGGCAACGGCACGGTGCGGCGCGGCCTGGAGGGGGTGCGGCAGGGGTTCGTCGAACTCATCGACACGGTGCCGGACGCGTCCTGGGAGTTGCCCACGAAGGTCTTCGAAGGCGACATCCTCTACCTTGAGTGGACAGCCGACTCGGCCGAGACCCGGGTCGAAGACGGCACCGACACGTTCGTCTTCACCGACGACGGCCAGATTCGCGTCCAGACGGTGAAGTACACCCCTCAGCCCAAGGGCTGA
- a CDS encoding ABC transporter ATP-binding protein has translation MSRLRVDQVTLGYDTGPAVVRSISLQIPDGRITCVVGPNACGKSTLLRALSRLLQPRAGRVILDGQAIHRQPTKEVARRLGLLPQSPTAPEGLTVEDLVARGRYPHQRLFRQWQRGDEEAVERALELTRTVQLRDRLVDHLSGGQRQRVWIAMALAQDTPIMLLDEPTTFLDIAHQLEVLDLLAELNRTHGRTIVMVLHDLNQAARHSHHLVAMHDGEIAAEGPPAEVVTTNTVRRVFGVDSRILDDPVTGTPLVVPVGRSESSSAIGEAATGTALHAARARH, from the coding sequence ATGAGCCGTCTCCGCGTCGACCAGGTGACGCTCGGCTACGACACCGGCCCGGCGGTCGTCAGGAGCATCAGCCTGCAGATCCCCGACGGGCGCATCACCTGCGTCGTCGGCCCCAACGCGTGCGGCAAGTCGACGCTGCTGCGGGCACTGTCGCGCCTGCTCCAGCCACGCGCCGGCCGCGTCATCCTCGACGGGCAGGCCATCCACCGGCAGCCGACCAAGGAGGTCGCCCGCCGGCTCGGGCTGCTGCCACAGTCACCGACCGCCCCGGAGGGACTGACCGTCGAGGATCTGGTCGCCCGCGGCCGCTACCCCCACCAGCGGCTGTTCCGGCAGTGGCAGAGGGGCGACGAGGAAGCGGTCGAGCGGGCACTGGAGCTCACCCGCACCGTGCAGCTGCGCGACCGTCTCGTCGATCACCTGTCGGGAGGTCAACGCCAACGGGTCTGGATCGCGATGGCGCTCGCCCAGGACACACCGATCATGCTGCTCGACGAGCCCACCACCTTCCTCGACATCGCGCACCAGTTGGAGGTGCTCGACCTGCTCGCCGAGCTCAACCGCACCCATGGTCGCACGATCGTCATGGTGCTCCACGACCTGAACCAGGCTGCCCGCCACAGCCACCACCTCGTTGCCATGCACGACGGCGAGATCGCTGCGGAGGGCCCGCCGGCGGAGGTGGTCACGACCAACACCGTCCGTCGCGTGTTCGGTGTCGACAGCCGCATCCTCGACGACCCGGTCACCGGCACGCCGCTTGTCGTCCCGGTCGGCAGGAGCGAAAGTTCCAGCGCCATCGGCGAAGCGGCAACTGGCACCGCACTGCACGCCGCCCGGGCGCGTCACTGA
- a CDS encoding iron chelate uptake ABC transporter family permease subunit, whose amino-acid sequence MPTARGVVRRPLRVGPWSGRVAPRTAALVAAASAAVVALGLWAVLLGDFPLSVVDVLAAAVGGGEGREAFIVRTLRLPRVLAAIGVGFALATSGAIFQGLVRNPLVAPDIIGVMAGATLAAVVSIVVLRSPAIVPVAALTGALAATVAVYGLTWRKGISGNRLVVVGIGVNALLIALTTLVIVRFPVEFVTTAIVWMTGTLYASAWRDVAWLAASLVVLLPAALALLPQLRIVQLGDDVAAALGAHTEASRAALLGTGATLAAAAVAVSGPVAFVALMTPHIARMLAGPLTGGVLLLAGLIGAALVVASDIVGQHAFSPISLPVGIVTAVVGAPYFMFLLVRANRTT is encoded by the coding sequence ATGCCCACGGCCCGCGGTGTCGTTCGGCGGCCGCTGCGCGTGGGACCGTGGTCGGGGCGGGTCGCGCCCCGCACGGCGGCGCTCGTCGCCGCGGCCAGCGCCGCCGTGGTCGCTCTCGGGCTGTGGGCCGTGCTGCTTGGTGATTTCCCGCTGTCGGTGGTCGATGTGCTGGCGGCGGCGGTCGGCGGCGGCGAGGGCCGCGAGGCGTTCATCGTGCGCACCCTGCGGCTGCCGCGGGTGCTCGCCGCCATCGGGGTGGGGTTCGCGCTGGCGACGTCCGGCGCGATCTTCCAGGGCCTCGTCCGCAACCCCTTGGTGGCCCCCGACATCATCGGGGTGATGGCCGGCGCCACGCTGGCCGCCGTCGTCTCCATCGTGGTGCTCCGGTCGCCGGCGATCGTGCCTGTCGCCGCGCTCACCGGCGCGCTCGCCGCGACCGTCGCGGTCTACGGGCTCACCTGGCGCAAGGGCATCAGCGGCAACCGGCTGGTGGTCGTCGGCATCGGGGTGAACGCGCTGCTCATCGCGCTCACGACCCTCGTGATCGTCCGCTTCCCCGTCGAGTTCGTCACCACCGCGATCGTCTGGATGACCGGGACGCTGTACGCCTCCGCATGGCGGGACGTCGCCTGGCTCGCCGCGTCGCTCGTCGTCCTGCTGCCCGCCGCGCTCGCCCTGCTGCCCCAGCTGCGGATCGTCCAGCTCGGCGACGACGTCGCCGCGGCGCTCGGCGCCCACACCGAGGCGTCGCGCGCTGCCCTGCTCGGCACGGGGGCCACGCTCGCCGCGGCGGCGGTCGCGGTGTCCGGCCCGGTCGCGTTCGTCGCGCTCATGACCCCGCACATCGCCCGGATGCTCGCCGGCCCGCTCACCGGTGGTGTCCTGCTGCTGGCGGGGCTGATCGGCGCCGCGCTGGTGGTCGCCTCCGACATCGTCGGCCAGCACGCGTTCTCCCCGATCAGCCTGCCGGTGGGGATCGTCACCGCGGTGGTCGGCGCGCCGTACTTCATGTTCCTGCTGGTCCGCGCCAACCGCACCACCTGA